One stretch of Archocentrus centrarchus isolate MPI-CPG fArcCen1 chromosome 5, fArcCen1, whole genome shotgun sequence DNA includes these proteins:
- the LOC115780081 gene encoding uncharacterized protein LOC115780081, with protein sequence MYNEIGDLGDLSVKKADTRHSYCETNEKMTFEPLRKIELDNKMPSLSKIEMEKIPVDECGEMMRSHLDMPLVTFPLIDKILNKWIQNVSDDQLLGLTRGDTAIDTLALVSDMSQALIEEIGIFLLEDFKIQISANPHEHVPSDNKNTSADTSKLMNTQTLTEGCSYCRVTQDDVQSSFGDLFDTCFGKFLETVQRRSHDSVRLSTLLSVEIAKNVNLALSHSTAETSVRRRRSTPESELKEIALHVINILHICMNTTCAPLCTQSIQSSDAESSGCSSLEEHIQPNPSEGCRVIRPLPRNKNPGSPNFEEVEDEDVQEGPCRKTLTPSPCVVRRDVGSNGKSPDFRITEAKNLEQHRVESFETTHSTKQSTESLSHSTECPHPQLPKCSIDEIFLRACLAKLIDHIAEKTHTSFANVDFHQIVTRVTERLVGEERYTTPQNVKNFHITIYKELCRKFRSKYVLQVLMETCDPAFVAALVVTLNGQLKKLMKKNKHF encoded by the exons atgtacaatgagattggagatctTGGAGATTTGTCTGTGAAGAAAGCTGACACTAGACATAGTTACTGTGAGACGAACGAAAAAATGACATTTGAACCTTTGAGAAAGATTGAACTTGACAACAAAATGCCCAGTTTGTCCAAGATAGAAATGGAAAAG ATCCCAGTAGATGAATGTGGTGAAATGATGCGTAGTCATCTAGACATGCCTTTGGTCACTTTTCCACTTATTGACAAAATCCTAAACAAGTGGATACAAAATGTATCAGATGA ccaATTGTTGGGTTTAACCCGTGGTGACACTGCCATAGATACGCTTGCCCTGGTGTCCGACATGTCCCAGGCACTTATTGAAGAAATTGGCATCTTTTTACTGGAGGACTTCAAAATCCAGATTTCAGCCAACCCACATGAGCATGTTCCCTCGGACAACAAAAACACCTCTGCTGACACGTCTAAGCT AATGAATACTCAAACTCTGACTGAGGGATGCAGTTACTGCAGGGTGACGCAGGATGATGTTCAGTCCAGCTTTGGAGACCTTTTTGATACATGTTTTGGTAAGTTCCTGGAAACTGTACAAAGGCGGTCCCACGACTCAGTCAGGCTTAGTACTTTACTTTCAGTGGAGATCGCAAAGAACGTGAACTTAGCCCTGAGTCATAGTACAGCGGAGACATCTGTGCGACGGCGTAGATCCACACCAGAATCAGAGTTGAAAGAAATAGCTCTTCACGTGATCAACATTTTACACATATGCATGAACACCACGTGTGCTCCACTTTGCACTCAGAGCATCCAGAGTAGTGATGCAGAGAGTTCTGGCTGCTCAAGCTTAGAGGAACACATTCAACCAAACCCttcagaaggctgcagagtgATTCGGCCTCTGCCAAGGAATAAGAATCCTGGCTCCCCAAACTTTGAAGAAGTTGAAGATGAAGATGTTCAAGAAGGCCCCTGCAGAAAGACCCTTACTCCTTCTCCATGTGTGGTTAGACGAGACGTGGGTAGCAATGGCAAGAGTCCTGACTTTCGAATTACTGAGGCTAAAAATCTTGAGCAGCACCGTGTGGAGAGCTTTGAAACAACTCACTCCACAAAGCAGAGTACTGAGTCCTTATCACATTCAACTGAATGTCCACATCCACAGCTTCCTAAGTGTTCAATTGATGAGATCTTTCTCAGGGCCTGTCTTGCAAAGTTAATTGATCACATTGCTGAGAAAACCCATACATCATTTGCAAACGTGGATTTCCATCAGATAGTGACTCGTGTGACAGAGAGGCTTGTGGGAGAAGAGCGTTACACTACaccacaaaatgttaaaaacttCCACATCACCATCTACAAAGAACTGTGTCGCAAATTTAGATCCAAATATGTGCTCCAGGTTCTGATGGAAACGTGTGATCCGGCTTTTGTAGCTGCCTTAGTGGTGACGTTAAACGGACAGcttaaaaaattaatgaaaaaaaacaaacatttttaa